ataaacgagagaccactgtacgAAATGCATGTATGAAACACACACGTACaattatattaatatattaaGTATCGTATGATGTCCAACTTACAGGAAGTTTAATAAAAGTGTCTTTAAGCTGCGTCTTTATGTGGAGCTTGGCCTGGAAAAATCCTGGGAAAGACGGTCTTTGGTGCATAGAGAGCCAGTGTCCTGAAGTCTTCAATCTGAAAAAGCATCAAAGTAGCAGTAGATAAATTAGTTTGATTAGTTTTCCATGCTCCTTTTCACTTTCAGAGGTTGCTTTAGTAAATAAACTGCCACCTTTGCCGTCCTCTCTTCACTCAACAGCCAACTTTATTCATAGAAAACCATAAATCTGCTCTGTGGTTTTGACCGGGGGCTTGAACCTCAATGTTCTTTTACACTTAATTCACTAATTTGCTTCCAAAACCTCTGTTAGAtaaattttatttctattttaaaacATCTGAACTGTTCCTTTTTCTTAAAACTACCGTCTCTAAACTCTAAACTTATAAAACGTGCAACATGGCATTTATACAGTTTTCAATAATTTAACTgaaccatttaaaaaaatctcaaaatgggTGTGACTGAAATACAATTTGCATTAAAAGGTGACATTTTCTTTTGCATATTATAGTTAGAAGCGGCTTTGTAATCAGCGACAGGAAGCAAAGGCAGGAGATGTAATGACAGAGAATTACCAAAGAAAAagatgataatatttaaacactAACTTGTTTACAAAGGCGGGCTTCATTTCCAAACTATAAATAAGGAAGTCTCGCAAAGGCTGTTTGTTTAACTCAATGTCCCCAACAATACCTGCAGCAGAAGAAAATATGGTTTATTTAAGATATTTTAAGTCAAATTTAAACTGTACCTTTGCGTTGTTCATCCAAAGTTGTTCCATAATTAACTCGGCCAGTATTTTCCACCAAAAAGCTCAATGTTCTTTTTCCCTGTAGAATATAAGGatcagacaaaataaataaatacataaataaaacgaaaatatgaatcattatgTGAGTGATTTATCTTttacaaaacatctccatatacaaaagtcactgacagttgaaaaaactTCATAACGGTTTTGTTTTCAGAGcgtttagaacgactcttccgacattaatctgagtaaatccagcaccgaggaacgaaccctcattgtacagtggaactttgagtcacatgggtcaaattcagacattttaacaccagagatgccccgaacgtaaacgccattaaaggaataataagtgtttttcaaagacagggggcagtatgtgatctccacagacctgactagtcctgatttcttcctgtggggcgatcttaaagaaaaggtgtttgtgaataaacctcagacaataaacgacttaaaatgtaacatcgaggatcaaataagacacataagcccggaaatgcttcAAATGTTGCGTAAAGTGCGTTGGATCGGGCGATTCAGGGCGAAAATGTGGTCATTTTACTTTCCctagtttaagtcgtgataagttcaagtgtaagtgaacaattataaccgtatatattgccaaaaatctcagaaggttcagtttacctactgctaaaatttggtgagtttaacttaagaattacaAGAGTGATTggagatttaaaagtgtcagtgacttatgggcttttgtacatttttactacttaaagctgcactatgtaaacTTTCCATCGTCAATAGAGATGATTTGCATGAACTGTTCCACTGTACAGCATTAACGTTTCTAATCTTGCTtttgttcaattacagatgtttttattcctcTAAAAAACTACACTACGAAGCATTTTACGGAGCTAAATTATTCCCTGATTGTGTGAAAGACGGACTGATGTgggtagagttgtgttttagttttagtttttcctcaaaCGATGCAGAAAAGACGGAGCCACTGTCTGTGCGAATAGTCATCTGTGttattttttcatcattctgaaactaaTGCTCATCTCTAAGAACATAGATATTTAATGCTTTACAAtggaaccttccaggcaaagcaataatgtgcTATGCAGTAcactaaactgttaaactaTATTAAAATACTAAATGAATGAATACCTTTCCATCTGGTAACGTGAGCTCCAACACATTATAATCCAAAACTCCAACACACTGTTTGTCGACAAAAACCTTCAAAAAATGAGAAATTATTGTAACACGTCTCAAAGATTAGTGTAAAAGTCACAGGCTGAGATTGTTAACAAGCCAAGCAATCAGCACCAATCCGCGGTGCTACTTTCGACAAAAGAAATCCACCGCCGCCTCGCAGGGATAAAGTGTAATGTTCTGTACAAAAATCAAATGTGtgattcaaaaaaaaaaaaaaaaaacactgaaactttTCCCTCACCAAAGCTCGGTCTCGGATGTGGTTGTTGGAGTTTAGCGTCCCTCCGGAGTGAATGGTGGTTTCGTATAAAGTGTATCCATAGGACTGGCCGTTGTGGTTGTTCACGGGTAGATTCTCCATGTTTATCGGCTTTTCTGACTTAAAAGgctgaaaaatataaacaaataagaCGTAACATTTCACTATTGATATTGTTCCAACACTCACAGTATATTTTAGCCACTATAATGAAACTACGATGCTCAGTTTGACTATTTTTTATCAGAACCACTCCACAATTATAGATACAGACACAACAATAATGAGCACTTTTATAAACCAAACCCACAGGTCAGTGGTTCAATTCCAGAAACTACAAGTGTTTACTACTGCGTTCTCGGGCAAAATACTTCTCCCACCTCGCctctgtgtgaatgtgatgtgaGTGAGCGGTTGTTAGGGTTGTGCAGAAATATCGAAATATCAAAtcgtttaatttaatgatacagtgtTGATATCGTGGGCTGATGTATCGATACATCgccaagatttttttttgtatattttaccaaattatccTGTCACAGCGctacatttgtgtttgtgcagaacgtttgacatttgattcactgtttggATCATTAAAAcgggtttatttcatattaactttggtttaacaaagacttttagcgTCACAGTCGTGTTTTAGTCGATGTGTTTTGATCCTTCAgagtcgttaaactgcacatgtctctgtaaatgtaaatgtggagctcgtataaactgtggatgagtAATTCTAGCCAATGctacagtctgatgtgtttttccagttggtaaaatgcacaaaacaaaatgcactttatgttcattcatcttcaataaatggaagataaacaaaaaaataaataaaattaaaatggatttttttgtgaaaatggggttgatcattaaagGCCCTGAAATCCTTTATTTTTCACCGAATCATATCGAACGAATTTGAAATATATGGCATTGCACTGTATCGAGATATGTATAGTATCggcaacttcttaatgatacccagccctgGTGTTTGTGGCCGTGGATTGGCCGCCACTCCTCTGTccgtctaccccagggcagctgaaCAGAAGTAGCAAGCCACCACCAAATGATTTTACACATCTACTTTACACAACTAATGCGTTACTATTATTATACGATGCTCTGAACACTCGACTTGCTGTAATAATTTGCTCAAAAATCACCCTGTTTTTCGATTGTATTGCCATTTGCCTATTTCACCTGCTTCTAAAACCAACTTTAAGGGCAAAATCTCCGTGGCAGGTGTTTATTCAGAGTCATTAATCTTCTTTTGTCAGTGATTACAATGTCAAACCTGATTGGTATAGTTGTTTCTCTATGTCTTGATTAAACAATTATGCAACACTAGACACAATCACACCGAGACTTTGTGATTGAGCGCGATTGTCAGGTCTTCAAGTTTAGCATTCAAAGCCGTTTTTGTAGAACATTTTGGCAGCACTTGTGAATCACAGTTTgagaacaaagaaaaaacaaaggctGAAATAACAGAAACACAGATCTTAACTCCCTGAATCCAAAATCAAGCTTTCTTATAAAAAATCTGGTACTTTTACAGAGCAATGGGGTGTCGAGCTGCTATAAAATTAGATCATAAAAATGTCCTTTTTGCGTATAACTCTATTACCTTGTCAATGAAGTGCAAACTGTCCCAGAGAGATTGATGCTGATGAACGACTGCAGGCTGGTATGCTTTTCTCTCGACCAGAAAGGGCATTTTGGGGAGGTCCTGAGCTGCAAGATATTAAGGAAATAATTAATAgctttgtgataaaaaaaagaaagaaaaaagtctgACATTTTCATCCCTGCTACTTCATTCGTTTCCCCAAAGTCCCCAGATCCACAGTGTTAAAAGACTCCACTTTACAATGGTTAACAGCCCTCCTCTGATTGTCTAACTGCGTTTTAAGGTGTTAGCGCCTTGTACAGACACTAGCTCTCCCTGCAGAAAAGCTTGACAGGATTCTCTTATCGCCAAGTGAGTGGTTAACATCCCCTTAGAAAGTCTTTGAATGTCCAAATCTACACTTAAAAAAGGCACTACAGAGCTGTAATTGCACTATACGCTCATGGGTTTCCTGTTCTGTGAGACATTGTGACGACTTTTTCCAATTCAAAcgatgtaatatttagttttaaattgttaatcactacaGAAATGGTCttaatttttaatcattttgaaacaCATGGGGAGATTCTGAAAGGGCAATGGGTAATTAGTCGGGTCATGATTAGTCTGCGCTCTTTGCCAGTTCCTGTCCTGGATCAATAACTGGTTCAACGAGGACATCATAAAACCTACGCCAAACTGCAAcgtaatgtaatttaaaacgCAATGTAATCTATGTAAGATCTAATTACAGAAAACAGTGTGAGGAAATTAAAAGCTTATCAAAGTTCCTCTCATATCTGGGCCGTTGCACATTGTTTAGCAGACTACAGAGCATAAGGATGAATCATGCAGCCTTTCAAACTTCAATCAGTGCCTCTCTGAGaaaattgttattttgttgtgttgGAGCCAGTCCAGATGAGATTGCCCAAAGCTACATTTCCACCCCTGGCCACAAAACACTAGTGTTCTGGCCTTAACCACAAAACCATTGTTTTACAAATCACAAAATGCACAAGGAATAAACCTGATAAAAAGACAAACATGTAATTTTCACGATGGGGGTGATTGAGGGTCTGTCAGGGCGAGCTCACATGCATAATGTAATCTCAGCTCTAACTCACGGCTTGTAATAATCATTTAAATGATCCAGGTTTGCTAGAGAAATTAACCTTTAgagaaaaacatttgtaaaaagaGACGTGTAGAGTAGACTGGTAAGATTCACTGTGGATGGATTAGAATcacaatgtgaatgaaacggCAATTAGCAGATTGAACACGCTTGAACTGTATGAACTGAATCAGAGCTGCACAAAATATCacagtcaaatcaaaatgtacaGACAAATGTGGTGgttcctgtagtttagacctttacaaacatgttatgacacatgggattcttgtattgcTTTGAGTTAATCACATttgttctctcaaatgttaatgctcctggagttgttttaacATATATTTCAAATCTAGGCTTTTCACATTGTCCAGCTCTAAGCAGAAGTGTGATTtgaaatttacatttaaaaagcgTGAATTTGTGCGTCCAGCTGTATATCTCAAAAACAACACTCACTGTGGTAGTGGCTGAATACATTTCTTAGAAGGCGATACTTGGTGGTGTAATCCCCAGCCTCGGATAATGGAGCGTCGTAATCTGAAAGATAATATGCTATCAGAAGTGCTCTGGAGTCAGGCAGTGGCGTTCACAGCACACACCTATCACACATCTCCAGACCGCAGCGGACCGAGACACATTCAGGTTATCTTGACACAAAATGTATCCTTTTTAAAGCAGAGATGCACTGAGCACAGTCCAAACCTGACGGCTCCAGGTAAGAGGTGTCCCGAGCACCTCTGAAACTCTCATCTTTTATATAGAAGGTCATTACAAAGTTAAGTACCCTGAAGGAACATATTCAGACATTGTACTACTTTCTAATTCTCATTtgttaacattttaaagaaggtgaaggtgaaaggtcaaagtCAGAGGTGTTATTTGCATAAAGACACAGATTTATAAACAGAATCCTCCTGCTCGGTTAAAAGTGCAGGTTAAACACTGAACTACAAGATGGAAATACAATGGAGCGTTAACATTATTTATATATGACTAAAGATTTATTTAACACGTGTGATTAAACTTACCATAGCTCGTTATCATAGGTTTTGGTGATGGGATTCCAACAGCCAACGCTCCGTTCATGAATCCAAAATTTGTGCCTCCGTGAAACATGTACAGGTTGATGGACATATCCATTTTCAGGATTTCTGTGACAACTGCCACCATTTCTATCAAAAGCAAAATGAAGCTAATCTTTTTGGTTAAACaggcattaaatatataatttagaCTTTAAACACGTTAACACAGCTCTCTGTTCTTGGTCTATAGGGTCTGTAGGGTCTATACAGTCACATTTATGTTCAGGGTTTAATGAGCTTCACGGTCACTCGCTGAGACCGACTGCACTGGACtgcactggactggactggactggactggactggcaCAGATCCATCCTGAGTCTCCTTTCATGTTCTCTTCAGAACTGaggattttagtccagtttttctCACTTCTGTGTGAAACTGCACAGCTTGATTTTCACAATTCTGTGCAGAGTTAAGAGATAGTGGACCGAGTTTGTGATTTATTAAAGAATGTTAATAAATTATAAacaatatctttatttttacagtttggaGACAATCGAAACAGGTATGAAGACACACATGTTATCGTGTCTTAGATTATATTTGTAGTAATAGATATTAGgaatttgttttattcagaatTTCAAAAAGCACTGAATGAGTTTTTACATGCCCCTGTGTATAACTGAAGCACCTGCCTGATCTTTACTGGTTTAGAGCAGAAATAGAGCGGCTGATTACCCTCAGCAGGAAACACATGATGCAGGCCCCCCCAGAGATCAAACCAGCCCGTCCAGTACTCCATCACCATCTTAGGCCTGTGGGGCTGAGAACAAAGTGATGATGCAGCGACGAGCAGAGACACTGTCATCACCTTTAACTCCTGTAACACAAGACACTGACCTGTATGTCATCCAGATATTTTAGGTCTTTTGGGTTTAGCTTCTGAAAGTTAATtgtttccagagctgaaattaaaaaacacaaaaaatacaaatatattaaatagaCAAATAAGAACACAGAAACACTATTGTCACAACAACTTTTctgtaaataaatcaatttcGTTTCCCCCTAAAAGTACattgtaaaagtagctcttTGTGACATAATGAGAcacctgtgtcctgtctgcatcttacaataaaatcttttatttttggtAAACCCATAAAAGCAGTAAGTTTCACTCTGGCCCAAATGCAGTCACTTTACAGTCTGAATGAAGCCGTTCACAAACCCAAAAATTAATGAATGTGAATGTTAATGACGTGATAAAGGGATTGTGAGGAAGTAGTTAGACGGATTTAAATACATACTTCCTCCTTTTGCTGTTTGAAAATGAGTTACCCCAGGTTTTTAAATCCACCAAAGAATCTATTACATGTGATGGTGAACAAATATGAGATAAAATGAGGTTCTTAAATTAAATCCTTAAACAGGGAACCCACGAAAAAGAAAGTCCAAGAATCTCACTGGGTTCAACTGTGGGTGagtggaaggaaggaaggaaggaaggaagggtgGATGGAAGggtggaaggaaggaaggaaggaaggaagaaagaaagaaagaaaggaaggaatgaatgaatgaaggaaGGGTggatggaaggaaggaaggaaggaaggaaggaaggaagaaagaaaggaaggaagggtGGGTGGaatgaaggaaggaagaaaggaagggtGGAATGAAGGAAGGAAGGGTAGAGTGAAGGAATGAAGGAAGGAAGGGTAGagtgaaggaaggaaggaaggaaggaaggaaggaaggatgaAAGGAAGTGTGGAAGAAATGAAGGAAGGAAGTgtggaagaaaggaaggaagggtGGAATGAAGGAAGGATGAAAGGAAGGGTGGAATGAAGGAAGCAAGGGTGGAAGGAATGAAGGAAGGAAGAGTGGAAGGTATGAAGGAAGGGTGGAAGGAATGAAGGAATGAAGggtggaaggaaggaaggaagggtgGAAGgaatgaaggaaggaaggaagggtgGAATGAAGGAAGGGTGAAAGCAAGAAAGGGTAGAGTGAAGGAAGGAAGGACTGAAGGAAGGGTGGAATGAAGGAAGGGTGAAAGGTAGGGTGGAaggacagataaataaataaatcaaatgtaatataggataaataaaaataaaatataggttcctgaataaaacataataaataaatgtagtatATAAAAGTGTGTTCTGTCACACCTCCTTTCACTCGTCCCATCTTCAGCCCGTCTGCGTTGTCCGAAGTCACGAGCTGCTCAGTGACGCCTCTCGACAGTAACGCCTTCAAAGACAAGAGCGTACTGGTCACCACAAAGAGCTACGCAGATGGATTTCATATTTAAAGTCGTACTTCCTTCATGAAGGTCATATAGTCTGTGTCTTTAGCATAAGATCCATATTCATTCTCCACTTGAACTGCGATGATTGGGCCTCCGAAAGAGTACTGCAATATTCAACACGAGGACAGAAACACCAAAATGTCTCAGAACTATGACTTTTAAACAATTATTAGTTACCTTGTTCTGTGTTTAATATAATATCCATAAACTCACCTGATGCCGAACGACTTTTTTAATGAGCTGGTCAAAGTATTTGTTGACTGCGTCTGTAAATCCAGGGTAAGTTGTTCTTAGTTTCATGTTTGGATCTCGCAGTAACCAActatataaatgcaaaaacatcgACATTATTGGTATTTATATTACAGCACATTCACGGTTTAGTAACGAAGTACTACTAACAGTACTTTTTCGATTCGATACAATACAAAACGATATATTTCAACTCGATTTGTACGATTTGGTGAAAAACATAGCCTTTCGTGACCCTTAATGACCTCatgttcacaaaaaataaacattaaatggTGCATTTTTCTTCCGTTTACTCAAGATGGATGAACATAAAGTGTGTTTTGCTAACTAGAAGCACACATCAGACTGCTCCATTGTTCAATATgattcatccacagtttatacgagctccacatttacatttacacagagacacgtgcagtttaacactttaacagcTCTGAAGGATCAAAACAATCGACTAAAACACGACTTTGTTAAACCACTGTCTGTGCAAAgataatatgaaatacacctgttttaatcaacaaaacagtgaatcaaatgtcaaaagtTCTGTATAAACCAGTTTCTTTCCGCTAAACGAGCCACAGAGTCGAGCTGtcacagaataatttggtaaaaaatacaaaaaaatatatcgatacagcggcacacgatatcgatactgtatcattaaattaaacaatacgATACAGTGATATTTCGATATTTTTTAGTTAAAATATTATACCTCGGGAGTCCTCCTAAGTCCCATTCAGCGCAGATGTAGGGTCCTGGACGCAGAATCACCCACAGCCCTAAACTGTCCGCAAGCTCAAGGTACGCTCTGGAAAACACGCACAACATTTAGTTATTTAGCGGTTACGTCGTTGTTCATTAGTAGATGTCGTCGTAAATGCGCAAATCGTTATTATTTTGCTGTTATTTTAAAAGattcaccaaaaaaaacaccagaaaaCAGGCGTGAGAGTGAGTGAGCTGGAGTTTTTGGAACCGATTGGACAGTTTAATCTGTATTTTCGTGTATAAAAATGCTCTTTACTTGTACGTCTATGTCTGTGTACAGAATATTGCAAGagattttagtcattttaagagcttttgccaGCGTCCCCTTAGAGATTAAGTGATGCACGGGGCATGTCttcagtaaaacaaacatttctttcgtcaactacagccctaaacaaagcactaacatcACAACTCTTTCTGGGAATCAAGTTTGAATGTAACACAGCTGTTTGCACGTCTTACAGAAAGAACGTTTAGGgtgaaaatgtgatgttttgtagGGATTTGGCGTGGATGCAAGTTGAAAAATCGGCTTCGAAGGGCAACAGTGCCACCTTGAGGAATATTTACTACACAGCTGAAGAAGAACAGAccagttttgtgtcattttacttACTCTAAATCCAGGTCATCCTCAAAGTTAAACACACCTCGTTCAGGTTCATGCAGATTCCAGGGAACATATCTACAACAAAATACCACAAATATCATCCTATATTCTCCTATTGTtggttaatgttttatttatacattgtcTATTCTGTTCATCGCCTTAAAAGGTTCGCTTACGTCGTGAGTGTGTTGATGCCACAGGCTTTCATCTTGAGTAAACGATCCTCCCAATAAGCTCTGGGCACTCGGAAGTAGTGGATGGATCCTCCCAAAATCCGAAACGGCTTCCCTCCCAACGTGAACTGAGAAGAATTAGCTTGAAGTTTCTCCGTTCGGCTCATTCTTCGTGCTCCTGACGACCTCTTGcttcagaaaaagaaagaaaacagtgaTTATATTGAGTGTGCATGAACAGACACGTGCAGCGGATCAACCTCGGCTGACTCGATCATAAAGTACTTCACTGATTGTCAAAGGGCGGTAATTACGTGTGCACTGGTGTTGTAATAAATGTCGACTGAGATAAGACGGTTTAGGATTTATATAGTATCTCTATTTGTCAATGAAATACCACAGCGACATTCAGAGGTTAGacaaaaatattcataaacaaacaaacaaacgagCAAAAATGACTAGAAATTTGACAAACGTATATTAATTGATAAGAAATACAACACTGACATTTAGAGTTCgcacaaaaaaatattcatCAACAGAagtaaaatcacaaaactatttcatttttgttacaGTGGTTGCCAAATATAAATGACGACAGCGCTGGACATTCTCTGGTGCAGGGGTCTCCATCCTGCAGCTTTCCACCCGCCTCCAAGCAGCTCGCTAAAAGATCTCTGGATTATATGTTTTGTGCTGAAAAGCTAAAACTTGATTAATTACCACTGTAAATGTATAATTTTGATGTCTAACTTTGTGGACTAATAAATGAGcaatggtttatgttttataagcaTCAGTAGCTCTGTGGTGTTGTCATTTTGTAAAGGGAGCTCACTGGAGGAAAAAGGTTGGAGACCCCTGAGAAAGCATGACAgggtacttaaaaaaataagaataataataaaaaataaaataaaataaatacattaaaaatatgataagcattaaaataaaataaaacaataaaaaataaaataaataaataaaacaattaaaaatgtaataaaaataaataaaataaataaaatcaagtcaaaatcacaacagtgtgtactttctgtTACCAGATACTTTGTCCAAACAAAAGGTGTGTTGCAGCAGGTTTAAAGTCCAGACAAACAGACTCAGCAGGTTTGGTGCAGGACAGTCAGGGGTACATGTTTAATAAGGTACAAGTGGTGTAGTCTGTCACACTGACCACTGGTGTAGTCTGTCACACTGACCACTGGTGTAGTCTGTCACACTGATGCACAAGACAACAGGGCTGtcgtgtgtgtcttgtgtgtgtgtcttgtgtgtgtgtcttgtgtgtgtgtcttgtgtgtgtgtcttgtgtgtgtgtcttgtgtgtgtgtcttgtgtgtgcaTGGTTCATTGCCTTTATCAGTTTTATCAATGTTAACAACATGCATAGCTGAAACTCAGTTTTGCATGGCTGAAGTTGAGTTTGCATGGCTGAAGTTGAGTCCTGCACAGCTGAAGTTGAGTTTGCATGGCTGAAATGGAGTCTGCATGGCTGAAATGGAGTCTGCATGGCTGAAGCCGAGTCCTGCACGCCTGAAGTTGTGAGAGAGTTGAAAAGTTGAATCCTGCGGGGCTGGAGCAGGCTGAAGCTGATCCCTGCATGGCTGAAGCTGAGTCTGCAGGGCTGAAGCTGTGTGAGAGTTATCCTGCATGTCTGATCTGATCCCTGCACGTCTGAAGCTGATCCCTGCACGTCTGAAGCTGATCCCTGCACGTCTGAAGCTGATCCCTGCACGTCTGAAGCTGATCCCTGCACGTCTGAAGCTGTGAGTTGTAAA
This Periophthalmus magnuspinnatus isolate fPerMag1 chromosome 13, fPerMag1.2.pri, whole genome shotgun sequence DNA region includes the following protein-coding sequences:
- the LOC117380366 gene encoding beta-galactosidase-1-like protein 2, which encodes MERLSCVRLSLKQRYLLLLCLGLCALIIYHRSSKRSSGARRMSRTEKLQANSSQFTLGGKPFRILGGSIHYFRVPRAYWEDRLLKMKACGINTLTTYVPWNLHEPERGVFNFEDDLDLEAYLELADSLGLWVILRPGPYICAEWDLGGLPSWLLRDPNMKLRTTYPGFTDAVNKYFDQLIKKVVRHQYSFGGPIIAVQVENEYGSYAKDTDYMTFMKEALLSRGVTEQLVTSDNADGLKMGRVKGALETINFQKLNPKDLKYLDDIQPHRPKMVMEYWTGWFDLWGGLHHVFPAEEMVAVVTEILKMDMSINLYMFHGGTNFGFMNGALAVGIPSPKPMITSYDYDAPLSEAGDYTTKYRLLRNVFSHYHTQDLPKMPFLVERKAYQPAVVHQHQSLWDSLHFIDKPFKSEKPINMENLPVNNHNGQSYGYTLYETTIHSGGTLNSNNHIRDRALVFVDKQCVGVLDYNVLELTLPDGKGKRTLSFLVENTGRVNYGTTLDEQRKGIVGDIELNKQPLRDFLIYSLEMKPAFVNKLKTSGHWLSMHQRPSFPGFFQAKLHIKTQLKDTFIKLPGWGKGVIFVNGKNLGRYSSVGPQQTLYLPAPWLNRGDNHLMVFEELESDGKILFSPSADYGMSVDVQ